Genomic segment of Chitinivorax sp. B:
ACTTCGGCAGGGGTTCTGCCGTGCAAATGCTGATGGGGGCGGGCATGGTGATACCAATCGGCAAAGATTGCCAGGCTGGTGTTCAAACCGGCTAGCGATGGTACCGCCCAGTGGTCCAGCTTGGCTTTCAGGGTGCCGAAGAAGCGTTCCACGCGCCCGTTGCACCATGGCTGGCCGGGGGGAATGCGCTGGTGATGGATGCTGGCCCGCTGCAAAAAGTTGTGCATCAAGCGGCCGGTGAAAATGGCTTCGTTGTCGGTACGGATAACGCTGGGCCGGCCAAACCGGCCAATTGTCAGGCATAGATAGCCGAGACGGATCCCCGGGTGCGTTAGGACGGTGGCCAGGGCGGGATGGGTAGACACGACGGCCGATCAAAACGGTATACATTTACAGTAATCGCACCATGTCACGGATTGCAATACTGTACGGCAGTAAAACTGCTTTCAAATCAGTGTGATCAAGTCAGGCCGTGGCCTGCAGGCGCACGGGAATTTATTTAAAATGCCATACTCAGAAAGTGGAAAAGGCCCTTCGTCCCGCTTGAGTTCAATTTAAAACTGTCTATAATTACAGTCATAAGTGCGGCATCACTTTCAGTCTGTGCGCATCTTGCACGTTGTTCGATACCCATCCAGGTTACTGCTATGCATACGACACGACCGCTCACCGACGCACGTAAGACAATTGGCGCCATTGCGGTGTTGGCCTTAGCGCTGCAACGCTTACCCGCCACCACTGATACACTCGTTGCACTGGATCACGAAGCCAAAAGCCGGGTCGGCCCGGGTTGGACCTTCGTTACCGCATTGCAATGGCTGACGGGCAGCAAAGCCGAATCCGTGATTGACCATTTGGCTGACCACGGTACGATCGGTGGGTTGACGAAACAACAGCATGGGGACTTGATGCGGATGGCTCGGCGGGTGTGTGCGGATGGCTACGCCGGTGGCGATGCGGAACTACTACTGCACGCGCTATGGCTTGACCAGGAGGATTCCGATGTGCGTGAATTTCCAGCCTGCCGATTGTCAAACGATCGCGGCGATGTTCGCTGTGTCGGTGCCGGATGTTGAGTTTCCTGCTGAGGTTTGGCAGGACTATCAAGCACCGATACTGATTTACCACACAGCTAGCTTAGCGTGTCCATCCGCCAGTTTTGGCTTTATCCCGCAGCGGCATCGCCCACCGGGCCTGACACGGCTGACCACCATGAACGCGCGTGACTACTCGATTGGGCCAACTTCGATCCTTTAAAAGATTTTGGGCTGATGGCCATCTGGCGATCACGGCAGTAAAAGCGTTCTTCGAACCAAATTACGAATCCGGCCATGCGGTGCGTTGGCGGATTCATCGTACCGATGGGCAACCACTATTGGTGGCCAGTCTGTGGCGCACTTGGCCGCGGGAAGAGGGTGGGCTCGATTACAGCTTTTCGTTGATTACGGCGTCGGCGGCAGCGCACCCACTATTGAAACGGATGCATAAGCCGGAGGACGAAAAGCGAACATTGGCCATCATTCCCCCAGAGGAATGTCAGAACTGGTTGCAATGCCGGGATCCAGAGGTCGCACGTACCTTTTTACGGCCCGCACCGGCTGCGGCGCTGTCCGCCGAACTGGCACCTTTACCACCTCGAAACCGTCTAGTTAAGCCAGGTTTTGGCCAATAACGACCAGCCTTAAGCAGCATGCACGACCGTAAGCAACGGGAGGGGGCTGTGCAAGCGCTTATCCGCCAGCCGGTAGTACGGGTCCGGTGACCAACTGATAACCGTGCCGGCGGCGAGTTTTAGCTAACTGATGAATCTGTCGCTGGTTATAGTCAACATCCGCGATCTGACTAATCTACGTTCTTGATTGTGGACGCGCTGAGCGTGAAGAACACTGATACAGCAGGACTGAAAGGCGACGACGCCGGCAAGAAGGTGTCGGACATCAAACGTCACATTGCAGTGGATACCCAGGGACTGCCACATGCGGTGGTGGTCGCCACAGCAAATGTGACCGATCACCAGAGTGCACGCCAGGCCCGTCAGCGGTACCAACCCGGGTTCAGTGGTTTCAGCACCTGTTGACGGATAGTGATTATGTTGGGCAGCGCTTTGCGCAGGGTGTCCGTGGCATACTGGGGGAACAGGTGCCGGTGCAGCTCGCCAAGTGCCGTGCGTTGCCTACCTTCAAGGTCATGCCCCAGCGCTGGATCGTGGAACGGTGTTTCACTTGGCTGGAACAGCACCGACGGTGATGGAAGCACTGCGAGCGTTAGTTGAATACAAGTCTGTAGTTCATCCATCTGGCCTTCTTGGTCCTGTTGCTCAAAAGACTTTGAACGGGCTCCAAGAAAAAGCGTCTGCGCTTCCTAGGCCATCGGTTGGACCATGCAGCCGCAGCTGGGCACAGACTGGGACTTAGCTGGTCAGGACTTTCAACGCTTTGCCAGGATCATCCATGATGAACAACGTTTCAGGTCCCCATTGGGCACCCACTTCGCCACATCCAAGGTAGATGTCGGACCATTCGCTAAGTACCCGGTAAATGGAGCCGCCTGATTTGATTTTTCCAACCAAGAGGTTGGGATCATAAAACAAAGTGTCTCCACGCCATGGAAAATAAGCACCCAACATATGGCCGTGACCACGATCACTAGCAATACCATAACATTTGTACTTGCCGGACCAAGGCGTTAACGTCTCAATAGCTTTCGCGGAATGATTACCACGCAGATCAACGGTTTTACTGGCGATTTTCTTGAAAGCGGCGCCACCTTCAAGTGCACCGAATTGAATACCCTCTATCCGTTTTTGCGGACTGATGAGGGATGCGGACAAACCGGTTCCAGCCTTCGGCGCGGTCCCAGCGAGTGAAGCGCACCACCACAATACCTGAGCAGCGCAGGTTCCCAGTTCATTGCCCGGAAACGCGGGATCCTCGTAAGTGATCACTGGCTCAATATCATTTTTGAGAAAGTCCATTCTTGTTTTGTAGCGATCGAACAACGACATGGCACGCTCCTGAGTGTTTAGCACGTTACGCCCGACTGGAAAGGCTTCCAGTATCCGCTGGAGCTCAACCACCCCGTCGGGGAGGCCTGAACCCGATGCTGTATTGAGCATAGCATCATGAACAAACATGCTGGTGGCCACTTTCCTGCCTAAAAAATAGAATGGGACCTTAAATTTTCCTGCTACATAAATCAGCTGATAACCAGTCATAAGGGATACTTATATATTTGATTATTAACATGTAAAAGAATAAAATGCGAAGGTTTGACTTGGCCGAAATCCATGCTTGCAGGCTTGGAAGCGGCGCTGTGTCATGATTTATGCATTCGACAGGTAGGTGGGCGTCAATGTGCCACCTACCTGTTTGTATTTCAGCGTAGTACGAAAACGGTGGTTGCTTTGGGTAAAGGTATGACTGGTAAGGTGTTGCGGGTATTGGCATGTGCAGGTGCGCTGGTTTCTGGACTGGCTGTAGCAGTTACATTGTCGCCGTCGGTTCAAAAAGGGGTGAATTGGTTGGCCGCGCAAGTGCAGTCGGATGGCACATTGAGAAGCGAGCCGTCATCTGTTGCCACGCCACTTCAAGTTAGAGCAGAATCAGTTCAAACCCTTGCACGATTGTCCGTCGCGCCACCGGTGTTGCAAGCGACTGTGGCGGGGGAGAAGGATCGCAACACGGAGTATTTGGCCCGTCAGATTATTTCGCTGAATGAAGCCGGGCAGTCGGTGTCAGATGCGATGGATACGCTTTTAGCACGTCAAATGCCCGATGGCGGGTTTGGCGGTAATCCGGAAATGAGTAGCCATCCGCTGGATACTGCATGGGCATTGCTTGCCTTGAAAGCAAGTAACCGTACCGACAATTTGGCAAAAGCCATTGGTTTTCTACAGCAAAAGCAGCAAGCGGATGGTGGCTTTCGCAGCGATGCATTCCGCCAATCCTCAGACGTTTATACCAGTGCCTACGTCTTGATCGCATTACAGGCTCATTCTGCCAGTTTGGATGTGGCCGCAACATTGTCTAAATTGGTTGCCTTTCTACAAAGTACCCGGAATGGTGCAAGCCTATGGGGTTCCCCTTTCATGACTGCTTTGGTGTACCAAGCAGTTCATCCCTATATCCCACAAGAACCTTTAGCAACCGAAGTACGAAATGTATTGGAAAGTAGTCAGCAAGCCGAAGGCAGTTGGAATGGGGATGCCTATGCAACCTCCTTGGTGTTGCGCGCGTTACAGCTGACCCACCAGGCGCCAACAGACCCCGCACTGGGCGAAATTGGTGGCATGGTGGTAGATGCTCAAACGGGTCGAGCCTTGGCTGGTGTCAAAGTGACCCTAAGCGGGGTTGGCAATCAGTCGATGATAACCGGGCTGGATGGTCGCCTGACGTTACGTAACCTAGCCAAGGGTACTTATACACTGGATCTGAATCTTTCTTCGTACATTGGCGTATCGAATCGGATGGAGGTCAAGCCTGGCCAACGATTGGAGTTAGGTACCATTCGTTTGACTAAATCTCCGGGTACGACAACCGCGATGATTCAAGGTCGTGTTACCAATAAAGCAAATGGTCAAGGTTTGGCCGATGTATCGATACTGGTGAATGGTGGTGCAATCGCTGCTTTGACCAATAGCCAGGGCGAATATCTAATCCCTAATGTTGCACCTGGTACGGTTTCATTACGAGTGCTAAAAACAGGCTTCCGTGATGGGAGTGGAAGTGTAAGTCTGGCTGCCGGTGATGTGGCTACTTTCTCGCCAACGTTATTGCCAAGCAATATCCAACCTACCGACCCAAGTCCCAAAGCGTTGGTTTCTGGCTTGGTTATTGACGCAGGTACAAATCGAGCCGTTGTTGGCGCGACTGTCAAAATTACCCATGCATCGGGAAATAGCGTGGTGAATAGTGGCGTGGATGGTCGATTCAGTGCTTCTGATCTGACACAACTGGATAAGGGCCAATTTACGATTGATGCATCGGCTGCAGGGTATCAGCCGGCTCGCATCACTTTGTATGCCGATGGGCAGCCACAGTATGACTTAGGGCAAGTGCGTCTACGTAAGATGGGTACCTCGGTATTAGTGCCGGACGTATTGATTGCCTCTATTGATCGGAAGCAAGCACCCACGGATGCATCCAATCTGTCGTTGTCTGGCAAGTTGAACGTGGTTTTGCGCAATGCGGGGCCAGTTGACGTGCCGACAGGTATCAAACTGAAGGTGTTCCTGGATGTCAATCGCAATGGGGTATTTGATCCGGCGATTGATATTACTGTCGGAGAGGCAATCACGGCGGCGCCGCTATTGAGTGAGCAATCAACCCCGGTGCAAATCCCAGTAAATGGGCGCTTGCCTTTCCGTGATGCACCGCTGACAGTATGGGTAGACAGTGACCAAAGCCTGGTCGAGCTGTCCGAAACCAACAATATCAAGACAACCGCTGACTTTGCGGAGGTCAAACCGGATCGCGCCCAGTTTAAGCCTGTTCTGAAATGGCACTGGAAAGACGGTGGTGTCATCTCGACACCGATCGTTGGTCCACTGACGGATACCAATGGTGATGGCCGATATGATGGCCGTGATGTACCGACCGTTATTACGATTCATGCATTGGGTATCGACGGCGCACCAGGGTACATCACTGCGCTGAGTGGCAAGGATGGTAGTTTGCTCTGGCAACAAAAAGATTCGCAGCTTGCTGTTGAGGCAACTTCTCATCCGGCGATTGCCGATTTGGATGGCGACGGGGTGCCAGAAATTGTGGCTTACCTGAATCGAGGGGGGATAGCGGTTCTGAACCATGACGGCTCAAAACGTTGTACTAGTGACCTACCTCGCAAAAGCGACCCCAAAAACTATAGTGGCCTTAACGTTGCCGATATTGACGGTGACGGAAAAGTAGAAATACTGGCTAGAGGTGTTGTACTGAATGGGGATTGCTCGTTGCGACTACAGTTGGATGCCAGTGATACATGGCATGTACTACGGACCATTGCTGCAGACTTGGATGGGGATGGGCGACCTGAGCTGATCTCGGGTGCTGGCACTGTTGTACATGCTGATGGTACGCCATATTGGACGTTCA
This window contains:
- a CDS encoding integrase core domain-containing protein, with the protein product MSTHPALATVLTHPGIRLGYLCLTIGRFGRPSVIRTDNEAIFTGRLMHNFLQRASIHHQRIPPGQPWCNGRVERFFGTLKAKLDHWAVPSLAGLNTSLAIFADWYHHARPHQHLHGRTPAEV
- a CDS encoding SOS response-associated peptidase family protein, whose amino-acid sequence is MTTRLGQLRSFKRFWADGHLAITAVKAFFEPNYESGHAVRWRIHRTDGQPLLVASLWRTWPREEGGLDYSFSLITASAAAHPLLKRMHKPEDEKRTLAIIPPEECQNWLQCRDPEVARTFLRPAPAAALSAELAPLPPRNRLVKPGFGQ